The genome window CACCCCGGCAATGGCGATTCTTTGCTTTTGCCCGCCGGACAGCTTATTGGGCGAGTGTTTGGCATAGCGCAGCATTTTGACCGCCGACAGTGACTCTTCCACCAAAGAGCCAATCTCCGCCGTCGGCACGCCTAAGTTTTCCGGTCCAAAAGCGGTATCCTCTTCAACGATACTGCCGATAATTTGATTGTCCGGATTTTGAAAGACCATGCCGACATTGCGGCGCAGCTCCCAAATTTGCTCGGTATCAACGGTATCTATGCGGCCAACTGTTATACTGCCTTCGGTCGGGAAAAGAAAAGCATTTAAATGTTTGGCAAAGGTGGACTTGCCGGAGCCATTATGCCCCAAAACCGCCACAAAGCTGCCTTTTTCAATGGTTAAACTGATATCGTCCAGCGCCCGGAAGACCTTTTTTTCCCCATTTTCCTCATTGTCCGGCTGCTGCATTATAAAATCATGACTGACATGCTCGGCTCGAATCATTTTTATCCTCTCTTTTCCTGTTTGCTCTAAAATGATGCCGCTATTAAAAGTATCTTAGCGCCTATGACACCAGCGTACTTCCGCTAACGCTTTGACAAGCTCTCCAGCGCATCCAGCATCAATATTCGCTTGCCAACGATAAAAAAGGGGTTAAGCCACCTTAACCCCTCTTTGTTCTTATACTAATTCCAAAATTACTACTTCCGCAGCGTCGCCTCTTCTTTCGCCCAGCTTAATCGCCCGGGTGTAGCCGCCCTTCCGGTCAACATATTTCGGCGCAATCTCAGCAAACAGCTTTTCTACCAAATCCGCCTGCTTGGTGTTAGCCCGCCGTTTGGAGTTTTCTGCCGGAACTTCCGTAACCGGATAAAGTACCTGAAGCATCTTTCTTCTGGCATTCATTCTAGACGGATTGTCCTTCTTCACTGTTTTTTGGATTTCTTCATATTGCGTGACCTTCTTGCCGTCAACAACTTCTTTTACCCGCTTTCCATCGGCCGTCTTCTTCGGAACTTTTTGAGTGACCGTAACTTCTGTAAAGTTGTCTTTTTCTTTTACGGCAAGCGTAATCAATTTTTCTGCAATTTTGCGAATTTCTTTCGCTTTGGTTTCAGTCGTCTTTATCTTACCATGATACAGCAGCGCTGTAACCTGATTTCTAAGCAGAGCCTTCCGCTGTGCGGATGTTCTGCCGAGCTTACGATACGCAGACATTCAAGTAACCTCCTTTATTTCCTATTCATTATTCGGTTTTAACGAAAGACCGAGTTCATTTAACTTGGCCAAAACCTCGTCTAACGACTTGCGGCCCAAGTTACGAACCTTCATCATTTCGTCCGGAGTCTTATTGATCAACTCCTCAACTGTATTGATATTGGCGCGTTTCAAGCAGTTATAGGAACGAACCGACAATTCCAGTTCGTCAATGCTCATCTCCAGCGCCTTTTCCTTGTCATTCTCTTCTTTTTCGATCATGACTTCCGCATTTTTCGCATTTTCCGACAGATCAATAAACAAGTTCAAATGCTCATTCAGCACCTTAGCCGCCAGCGAAACCGCTTCATCCGGTGCAATCGTACCGTTTGTCCAGACCTCCAGCGTCAGCTTGTCAAAGTCTGTAATCTCACCGACCCGGGTATTTTCAACAATCAGGTTTACTCTCTTGACCGGAGTGAAAATCGAATCCACCGGAATCATACCAATCGGCTGTTCCTCCATCTTATTTTTTTCGGCCGGAACATAGCCGCGCGAACGCGCCATGGTCAGTTCCATGAACAGCTTCGAATCACTTCCGCCGTCAAGCGTAGCAATCACCTGGTCAGGATTGACGATTTCAATATCGGCATCTGTCTTGATATCGGCGGCGGTTACCGTACCCTCGCCTTCAAATTCAATATATGCAACCTTTGCTTCAGAGGAGTTGGTATTTCCTTTAATCGCAAGTTTTTTGATATTTAAGATCACTTCCGTAACGTCCTCTTTGACGTTCGGAATCGTCGAAAACTCATGTAAAACACCATCAATTTTGATACTGGTTACCGCGTAACCGGGCAGGGAAGAAAGCATAATCCGACGCAGAGAGTTTCCCAGCGTCGTACCGTAGCCTCTTTCTAAGGGTTCGATTACAAACCGGCCGTAGCAATTATCTTCTGATATTTCCTGAATATCTATTTTCGGTTTTTCAAACTCAAACATTATTAAAGACCCTCCTTTGATCTTGTATCATAAGGATTGATGGTTATACTCTTCTTCTCTTCGGCGGGCGGCAGCCGTTATGCGGTACCGGCGTTACGTCCTTAATGCTCGTTACTTCCAGGCCCGCTGATTGAAGCGCCCGAATGGCTGCTTCCCGACCCGAACCCGGTCCCTTAACCATGACCTCAACTGTCTTTAATCCATGCACAAGAGCGGCTTTGGCTGCCGTTTCCGCTGCCATCTGAGCGGCATAGGGCGTCGATTTCTTGGAACCGCGGAAACCCAATCCGCCGCTGCTGGCCCAGCTTAAAGCATTGCCTTCTGCATCGGTCAATGTCACGATTGTATTGTTAAAGCTTGACTGAATATGAGCTTGTCCGCGTTCAATATGCTTTTTAACGCGCTTCTTAGCGACTCTTTTTACAACATTTTTCTTAGCCACGAATCTCAAACCTCCTTCTTATTATTTCTTCTTATTGGCGACTGTTCTTCTCGGACCTTTTCTCGTTCTTGCGTTCGTCTTGGTCTTTTGACCTCTGACCGGCAGACCCTTACGATGACGAATTCCACGGTAGCAGCCAATTTCCATCAGTCTTTTAATGTTTAAGGCCACATCTCTTCTCAAATCGCCTTCTACAACCATTTGCGAATCGATGATATCTCTGATTTTGGCTACTTCACTGTCAGTCAGGTCTTTTACGCGAGTGTCCGGATTGATGCCTGCTTCTTTTAAGATTTTGTTTGAGCTCGGGCGTCCGATGCCATAAATGTATGTTAATCCGATTTCTATTCTTTTTTCTCTTGGTAAATCAACACCAGCAATACGTGCCATCCGTTTTTTACACCTCCAAATGATATCATTAGTAATTTTTGCTTCTTTCATCGGCGGACAAAGCCGCCGGCAATGTATTCTCAAACAGCGGCTCCAAGCTCCGCCGGCAGATACGGCCGACAGGCTGAGACCCGTGCTAATATCCTCCGGATAATAGGAAAGCGGTGAAATTAATACTATCCCTAAGATATTAACCGGCTACGATTCCCCGCCGGCGGTAGCAACTCCCTGCCCCCTGCAGCGAAAAGCGCGGATTTCCGCAATCGCCCTCTCAATACATCCTCTAAATTATTATTATATCTTACTTTCCTTAAAAAAGCAAGAAAATTGTTTAAAGTTCAGGCAGGCGGCTATGTAAGCTTGCCTGAACTTCTCTGCCTCAAATCTGTTAGCCTTGTTTTTGCTTATGCTTTTTATTTTCGCAAATAATCATAACCTTGCCTTTGCGTTTAATAATTTTGCATTTTTCGCAAATAGGTTTTACCGAAGATCTTACTTTCATTCCAGTAGCTCCTTTCTTAACCGCGATTCGGAAAACTCCGCTTCGCTGCTGATTTCTTAGCTTTGCCGCATGGATAAGGCGGCTGGTATTATTTATCTCTCCAAATAATTCTTCCTTTGGACAAGTCGTAAGGCGACATTTCAATCGTAACCGTATCTCCGGGAAGAATACGAATATAATTCATTCTTAATTTTCCGCTGATATGCGCTAAAATGATATGTCCGTTTTCCAGCTTGACTTGGAACATGGCATTCGGCAGCTTTTCCACTACCTGCCCTTCCACTTCAATCACATCTTTTTTTGACATTCCTATTCCTCCTTCTCCAGCAACGCGGCAATTTCCTTTTGAATGTCGGCATTGCTTAATTTTCCGTACGACCCGATTTCTTCCGCCACATTGCGGCTCAGCCAATGGGTGGGCTGAATATGCTTGATTTTTTTCTTTTTGGGCTGGTCAATCCGTCTGGACTTGCCGTTGACCAGATAGACATATTCCCCGGCGACTTGCACCGCCAAAAAATACTCGCCCTTATCCCGGCCGGCCTTGGAAATAACCAACTGCCCTACTTTGATATCCTGCATACTTTACCTCACAGCGTCAACAGCTCATACCCGTCCTCGGTAATCGCCAATGTATTTTCATAATGCGCGGAAATGGAATGATCCAAAGTCACGATTGTCCAATCATCCTTTAAGATTCTGACCTCCGGACGACCGATATTCACCATCGGCTCAATCGCCACCACCATCCCGGCCTGAAGCCTTGGCCCCCGGCCCTCGCCTCTGGGCCGATAGTTTGGAATCTGCGGTTCTTCGTGCAGCTCCCTGCCGACTCCGTGCCCGACCAAATCTCTGACCACGGAAAAACCATTGGCTTCGACATATTCCTGAATCGCACCGGAAATCTGATACAAGTGATTACCGGGCTTTACCATTTCCATCCCTTTAAAAAAGCTGGCTTTGGTTACTTCCACCAATTTTTTAATTTCAGCGGAAGCATTGCCCATAATATGAGTCCGGGCGGCGTCGCCATGATAACCGTTCTTATACGCGCCGATATCTAAACTGACAACATCGCCTTCCTTTAAAAACCGCTTTTTGCTGGGAATGCCATGCACAACTTCATCATTGATTGAAACGCAGATACTGGCCGGATATCCCTCATAATTTAAGAACGAAGGTATCGCCCCTGCCTTGCGGATGAATTCCTCACCCAGCTTATCAATGTCATAAGTTGACATGCCGATTGCCAATTGGCTTTCCAAATACAAATGCGTTTCCGCTACGATCTTGCCTGCTTCGCGCAGGTACTGAATCTCTTGCGGTGTTTTTATATGAATTGCCATAATTATCTTCCTAACTGTTTTTGAATCTCCGCTAAAATCTCTGTAACTTCCTTGGTTCCGTCCACTTCGCGCAAAACCTCATTTTTCCTGTAATAAGCAATCAGCGGCTCGGTTTGTTCATGATAGACAGCCAGACGTTTTAAGACCGTTTCCGGCTCATCGTCCTTACGCAGTGCAAGCGTACCGCTGCATTTATCACAAACCCCTTCTGCTTTCGGCTTCAGATATTCGGTATGATACGATGCCCCGCATTCGGCACAAAAGCGCCGAC of Lachnospiraceae bacterium oral taxon 500 contains these proteins:
- a CDS encoding RNA-binding protein; this encodes MQDIKVGQLVISKAGRDKGEYFLAVQVAGEYVYLVNGKSRRIDQPKKKKIKHIQPTHWLSRNVAEEIGSYGKLSNADIQKEIAALLEKEE
- a CDS encoding 30S ribosomal protein S11; this translates as MAKKNVVKRVAKKRVKKHIERGQAHIQSSFNNTIVTLTDAEGNALSWASSGGLGFRGSKKSTPYAAQMAAETAAKAALVHGLKTVEVMVKGPGSGREAAIRALQSAGLEVTSIKDVTPVPHNGCRPPKRRRV
- a CDS encoding 50S ribosomal protein L36 is translated as MKVRSSVKPICEKCKIIKRKGKVMIICENKKHKQKQG
- a CDS encoding 50S ribosomal protein L17 translates to MSAYRKLGRTSAQRKALLRNQVTALLYHGKIKTTETKAKEIRKIAEKLITLAVKEKDNFTEVTVTQKVPKKTADGKRVKEVVDGKKVTQYEEIQKTVKKDNPSRMNARRKMLQVLYPVTEVPAENSKRRANTKQADLVEKLFAEIAPKYVDRKGGYTRAIKLGERRGDAAEVVILELV
- the map gene encoding type I methionyl aminopeptidase, giving the protein MAIHIKTPQEIQYLREAGKIVAETHLYLESQLAIGMSTYDIDKLGEEFIRKAGAIPSFLNYEGYPASICVSINDEVVHGIPSKKRFLKEGDVVSLDIGAYKNGYHGDAARTHIMGNASAEIKKLVEVTKASFFKGMEMVKPGNHLYQISGAIQEYVEANGFSVVRDLVGHGVGRELHEEPQIPNYRPRGEGRGPRLQAGMVVAIEPMVNIGRPEVRILKDDWTIVTLDHSISAHYENTLAITEDGYELLTL
- a CDS encoding translation initiation factor IF-1, whose translation is MSKKDVIEVEGQVVEKLPNAMFQVKLENGHIILAHISGKLRMNYIRILPGDTVTIEMSPYDLSKGRIIWRDK
- a CDS encoding energy-coupling factor transporter ATPase, which translates into the protein MKMIRAEHVSHDFIMQQPDNEENGEKKVFRALDDISLTIEKGSFVAVLGHNGSGKSTFAKHLNAFLFPTEGSITVGRIDTVDTEQIWELRRNVGMVFQNPDNQIIGSIVEEDTAFGPENLGVPTAEIGSLVEESLSAVKMLRYAKHSPNKLSGGQKQRIAIAGVLAMRPSCIVLDEPTAMLDPSGRREVMKTIKRLHREGITIILITHYMEEAIEADHVFVIDHGKIALEGSPRQIFSQVEKMKELGLDVPPMAELAYRLKKDGYPLSGQELTIEEMAEALCRLKSKD
- a CDS encoding 30S ribosomal protein S13; the encoded protein is MARIAGVDLPREKRIEIGLTYIYGIGRPSSNKILKEAGINPDTRVKDLTDSEVAKIRDIIDSQMVVEGDLRRDVALNIKRLMEIGCYRGIRHRKGLPVRGQKTKTNARTRKGPRRTVANKKK
- a CDS encoding DNA-directed RNA polymerase subunit alpha, with amino-acid sequence MFEFEKPKIDIQEISEDNCYGRFVIEPLERGYGTTLGNSLRRIMLSSLPGYAVTSIKIDGVLHEFSTIPNVKEDVTEVILNIKKLAIKGNTNSSEAKVAYIEFEGEGTVTAADIKTDADIEIVNPDQVIATLDGGSDSKLFMELTMARSRGYVPAEKNKMEEQPIGMIPVDSIFTPVKRVNLIVENTRVGEITDFDKLTLEVWTNGTIAPDEAVSLAAKVLNEHLNLFIDLSENAKNAEVMIEKEENDKEKALEMSIDELELSVRSYNCLKRANINTVEELINKTPDEMMKVRNLGRKSLDEVLAKLNELGLSLKPNNE